A portion of the Candidatus Methylomirabilis sp. genome contains these proteins:
- a CDS encoding IclR family transcriptional regulator: MEHRRREKSAYVVQSVDRALDILEAFNYSKEELGVTELSHKLHLHKNNVFRLLATLEVRGYIEQDKKTGNYRLGLKTFEVANVFLYHLGLRRQARPILEELVNRSNETAYLGVTDGAEVVYVLMHETSQTVRVVPRLGHRLPAYCTASGKVQLAFESADRLVRLFREYPLRKYTEHTIYSPDALLDHLREVARLGFAVDNEELEYGVRCVAAPVRDYSHRVVAGVGLSGPVSRFSLERIESELVPLVKEAGMRISQRLGYEVAAAAPA, encoded by the coding sequence ATGGAACATCGGAGGAGAGAGAAGTCCGCGTACGTCGTCCAATCCGTTGACCGTGCCCTCGACATCCTGGAGGCCTTTAACTACAGCAAAGAAGAGCTGGGTGTTACGGAGCTGTCTCATAAGCTGCACCTGCACAAGAACAACGTCTTCCGCCTCCTGGCCACTCTGGAGGTGCGGGGCTACATCGAGCAGGACAAGAAGACCGGGAACTACCGCCTGGGGCTCAAGACCTTCGAAGTTGCCAACGTCTTCCTCTACCACCTGGGGCTGCGGCGCCAGGCGCGTCCCATCCTGGAGGAGCTCGTGAACCGCTCCAACGAGACGGCCTATCTCGGGGTCACCGACGGGGCCGAGGTCGTCTACGTCCTCATGCACGAGACCTCCCAGACGGTCCGCGTCGTCCCCCGCCTCGGCCACCGCCTCCCGGCGTACTGCACCGCCTCCGGGAAAGTGCAGCTTGCCTTCGAGTCGGCCGACCGGCTGGTGCGGCTCTTCCGGGAGTATCCCCTCCGCAAGTACACGGAGCACACGATCTATTCCCCGGATGCCCTGCTGGACCACCTCCGGGAGGTGGCCCGGCTCGGGTTCGCCGTGGATAACGAGGAGCTGGAGTACGGGGTCCGGTGCGTCGCCGCCCCGGTCCGGGACTACTCCCATCGCGTGGTGGCCGGGGTGGGCCTGTCGGGCCCGGTCTCCCGGTTCTCCCTGGAGCGGATCGAGTCGGAACTGGTCCCGCTGGTCAAGGAAGCCGGCATGAGGATCTCCCAGCGCCTGGGCTACGAGGTGGCCGCGGCCGCCCCGGCCTGA
- a CDS encoding CoA transferase: MADKRKPTIPVLPWPAVPTPTPDEVYKGESDKAKEYALYLESIVRQSENFKKPEALSTVRVLDCTANMIIGHWCSSLLSELGAEVIMVEPPGGDPLRKLTPFGRQEYMFEDNVTHEKVGARFLAEARSKQSITLNLESAEGREILKKLAVQADVLIENAPPGDYDAKGIGYRQLSELNPRLVYCWVGQLGQWGPLKDKPGNLDPTAQAACGFVHGTGAPSAFGGTPTRSGWWMCDQVGGTTAAIGIMAGLHYRERVSGRGQFVESTGAAGVIRILDYNWGWYGVDGSIRPRYGNWDLAINIYAVNPCKDGQIMVGGGHDRLWYRIWRTVGKDQPAVEQHIVEDPSLREVTGRLPHYKQVQTYTSLCEWMKDNTRSEAETKLQAEEVASGGVSFMDEVCEFPHYKYRGHMEIIDDNLYGSVLIGSSAFLGHRTPGRVKWIGRPTGFDNEDVYRRLLGLTKADMDGLKKKGVI; the protein is encoded by the coding sequence ATGGCAGACAAACGGAAGCCGACCATCCCGGTCTTGCCATGGCCGGCCGTTCCGACCCCTACTCCGGATGAGGTCTACAAGGGGGAGAGCGACAAGGCCAAGGAGTACGCGCTGTACCTGGAGTCCATCGTCCGGCAGAGCGAGAACTTCAAGAAGCCGGAGGCCCTCAGCACCGTCCGGGTCCTCGACTGCACCGCCAACATGATCATCGGCCACTGGTGCTCCTCGCTCCTCTCCGAGCTGGGGGCCGAGGTGATCATGGTGGAACCGCCCGGGGGGGATCCCCTCCGGAAGCTGACCCCGTTCGGCCGCCAGGAGTACATGTTCGAGGATAACGTCACCCACGAGAAGGTCGGGGCCCGTTTCCTGGCCGAGGCCCGCAGCAAGCAGTCCATCACGCTGAACCTGGAGTCCGCCGAGGGGCGCGAGATCCTCAAGAAGCTGGCGGTCCAGGCCGACGTGCTCATCGAGAACGCCCCTCCCGGCGACTATGACGCCAAGGGGATCGGCTACCGGCAGCTCTCCGAGCTCAACCCCCGCCTGGTGTACTGCTGGGTGGGTCAGCTGGGGCAGTGGGGCCCCCTGAAGGACAAGCCCGGGAACCTGGACCCCACGGCCCAGGCCGCCTGCGGGTTCGTCCACGGGACCGGCGCCCCCTCCGCGTTCGGCGGGACCCCGACCCGGTCCGGCTGGTGGATGTGCGACCAGGTGGGCGGTACGACCGCGGCCATCGGGATCATGGCCGGCCTGCACTACCGGGAGCGGGTCTCCGGCCGTGGGCAGTTCGTGGAGTCCACGGGAGCTGCGGGAGTCATCCGGATCCTGGACTACAACTGGGGCTGGTACGGGGTGGACGGCTCGATCCGGCCCCGGTACGGCAACTGGGACCTGGCGATCAATATTTACGCGGTGAATCCCTGCAAGGACGGCCAGATCATGGTGGGCGGCGGGCATGACCGCCTCTGGTACCGGATCTGGCGGACGGTCGGGAAGGACCAGCCGGCGGTCGAGCAGCACATCGTCGAGGATCCGAGCCTCCGCGAAGTGACGGGCCGCCTGCCCCACTACAAGCAGGTCCAGACCTACACGAGCCTGTGCGAGTGGATGAAGGACAACACCCGGTCCGAGGCGGAGACGAAGCTGCAGGCGGAGGAGGTGGCCTCGGGCGGCGTGTCGTTCATGGACGAAGTGTGCGAGTTCCCCCACTACAAGTACCGCGGGCACATGGAGATCATTGACGACAACCTGTACGGGAGTGTGCTCATCGGGTCGTCGGCCTTCCTCGGGCACCGGACCCCGGGCCGCGTGAAGTGGATCGGCCGGCCGACCGGGTTCGACAACGAGGACGTGTACCGCCGGCTCCTGGGATTGACCAAGGCGGACATGGACGGCCTGAAGAAGAAGGGGGTGATTTGA
- a CDS encoding CoA transferase: MAAERMGFEEYCRDVFDTKKIFSKPEALKGYRVLSCTQYILGPSCANYLAELGAEVIKVELPRRGEPMRHTTPFNEPKLYPLSRWMPNMGTGLGFFGANHNEYFLSVDFHKPEGVEIMKMLAAKSDAQVENYRAGTFDRWGIGYRQLSQINPRLIYQWLGGFGGWGPGRKRASYDILGQAQGGCFSVTGWPVKRGGLPSKHTIWIMDYWGGLMAAFQIIACLYWRDNISGLGNFMEYSQVQGAQRHLSDVIALYGKYGIVGQRWGNWDVLLSVHGIIKCGKSSYPNSRNPQELEEGFILVSAYTDEAFAKLCQVIGKTELGRKYARHPDRVKAEAQEEIYPAIEEWAKDKTKEQVWEILQKAGINSQPVWNNKEVSTNEHFLLRGDAHWIDDPTFGDVFSQGLPYKMSETPARHKWVFKPVGADNEYILGKLCGFSKTKIAQLEADAII; encoded by the coding sequence ATGGCGGCCGAGAGGATGGGGTTCGAGGAGTATTGTCGGGACGTCTTCGACACCAAGAAGATCTTCTCGAAGCCGGAGGCCCTGAAGGGGTACCGGGTGCTCTCCTGCACCCAGTACATCCTCGGGCCCTCCTGCGCGAACTACCTGGCCGAACTGGGGGCGGAGGTGATCAAGGTCGAGCTGCCGCGCCGCGGCGAGCCGATGCGGCACACGACCCCCTTCAACGAGCCCAAGCTCTACCCCCTCTCCCGGTGGATGCCCAACATGGGGACCGGGCTCGGGTTCTTCGGGGCCAACCACAACGAGTACTTCCTCTCCGTGGACTTCCACAAGCCGGAAGGCGTCGAGATCATGAAGATGCTGGCGGCAAAGTCGGACGCCCAGGTGGAGAACTACCGCGCCGGGACGTTCGACCGCTGGGGCATCGGCTACCGGCAGCTTTCCCAGATCAACCCCCGGCTGATTTACCAGTGGCTGGGCGGGTTCGGCGGCTGGGGCCCGGGCCGCAAGCGGGCCTCCTACGACATCCTGGGCCAGGCCCAGGGGGGCTGCTTCTCCGTCACCGGGTGGCCGGTGAAGCGGGGCGGCCTGCCGTCCAAGCACACCATCTGGATCATGGATTACTGGGGGGGCCTGATGGCCGCGTTCCAGATCATCGCCTGCCTGTACTGGCGGGACAACATCAGCGGCCTCGGCAACTTCATGGAGTACTCCCAGGTCCAGGGCGCCCAGCGGCACCTCTCCGACGTCATCGCCCTGTACGGGAAGTACGGGATCGTGGGGCAGCGGTGGGGGAACTGGGACGTGCTCCTCTCGGTGCACGGGATCATCAAGTGCGGGAAGTCCTCCTATCCCAACTCCCGGAACCCCCAGGAGCTGGAGGAGGGCTTCATTCTGGTCAGCGCCTACACGGACGAGGCCTTCGCCAAGCTCTGCCAGGTGATCGGCAAGACCGAGCTGGGTCGCAAGTACGCCAGGCACCCCGACCGGGTCAAGGCGGAGGCCCAGGAGGAGATCTACCCGGCCATCGAGGAGTGGGCGAAGGACAAGACCAAGGAGCAGGTCTGGGAGATCCTGCAGAAGGCCGGCATCAACTCCCAGCCGGTGTGGAACAACAAGGAGGTCTCCACCAACGAGCACTTCCTCCTGCGGGGCGACGCTCACTGGATCGACGACCCCACCTTCGGGGACGTGTTCAGCCAGGGCCTGCCCTACAAGATGTCGGAGACGCCGGCCCGGCACAAGTGGGTCTTCAAGCCGGTGGGGGCCGACAACGAGTACATCCTCGGCAAGCTCTGCGGCTTTTCCAAGACCAAGATCGCCCAGCTGGAGGCCGACGCGATCATCTAG
- a CDS encoding acyl-CoA synthetase — translation MARIPDGTLPPKELWPTRIYTLPEYKGYPQKFNSTEELLDKTVAAGKGDRPALLFEDKKIPYKALLGMANRLASSLQALGIEEADRVALRMPNIPPAIVSNFAVLRIGGILVPTSALFSRAEIAHVFNNAEVKAVFAAAAMLEELEKAKAELKTLKHVIVVGGTPEQQAAAKQKGYLLYQELVDGGKPECSPVRRDRMDVSVLLYTSGTTGLPKGTAHFNEEALIIPDGFGKSCWRVREQDVICSAAPIAMAAGYSAVATIPYRFGAAVSIFARFTPEGLFETIQNHKVTILSALPTAYRKLLQVPDAEKKYDLSTLKTCTGGGESLTAKTYHDWKAKFGLEIYEGLGTTEMMFVFISSAATRKVKPGSIGPAIPGYEVRVVDEHGKDCKGGETGQLIARGPTGTVYWRDPEKQKSAVRDGWCRAGDMVSMDEDGYIWFLAREDDLIKSSGYRIGPEEIEDALVTHPAVADACVVGVPDPVMGQMTKAFVVLKPGGQGTEALEKELIEFCRGKIAVYKLPREVAFVSQLPRAPGPGGPGTGKLLRRILRQQEAQKAK, via the coding sequence ATGGCGAGAATCCCGGACGGAACCCTGCCGCCCAAGGAGCTCTGGCCGACCCGCATCTACACGCTGCCAGAGTACAAGGGCTACCCGCAGAAGTTCAACAGCACCGAGGAGCTGCTCGACAAGACGGTCGCCGCCGGGAAGGGTGACCGGCCCGCCCTCCTCTTCGAGGACAAGAAGATCCCCTACAAGGCCCTGCTGGGGATGGCGAACCGGCTGGCCTCCAGCCTCCAGGCCCTGGGGATCGAAGAGGCGGACCGGGTGGCCCTCCGGATGCCCAACATCCCACCCGCCATCGTCAGCAACTTCGCCGTCCTGAGGATCGGCGGGATCCTCGTGCCGACGTCGGCCCTCTTCTCCCGGGCCGAGATCGCCCACGTGTTCAACAATGCCGAGGTGAAGGCGGTCTTCGCGGCGGCGGCCATGCTGGAGGAGCTGGAGAAGGCCAAGGCTGAGCTCAAGACGCTGAAGCACGTCATCGTGGTCGGGGGCACGCCGGAGCAGCAGGCCGCGGCCAAGCAGAAGGGGTACCTCCTCTACCAGGAGCTGGTGGACGGGGGCAAGCCGGAGTGCAGCCCGGTCCGGCGGGATCGGATGGACGTCTCGGTCCTGCTGTACACCTCCGGCACCACCGGCCTCCCCAAGGGGACGGCCCACTTCAACGAGGAGGCGCTGATCATCCCCGACGGCTTCGGCAAGTCCTGCTGGCGGGTGCGGGAGCAGGATGTCATCTGCAGCGCCGCCCCCATCGCCATGGCCGCGGGCTACTCCGCCGTGGCGACCATCCCCTACCGCTTCGGCGCGGCCGTCTCCATCTTCGCCCGCTTCACCCCCGAGGGCCTCTTCGAGACCATCCAGAACCACAAGGTCACGATCCTCTCGGCCCTCCCCACCGCCTACCGGAAACTCCTGCAGGTCCCCGATGCCGAGAAGAAGTACGACCTCTCCACCCTCAAGACCTGCACCGGCGGCGGCGAGTCCCTCACCGCGAAGACCTACCACGACTGGAAGGCGAAGTTCGGCCTGGAGATTTACGAGGGGCTGGGGACCACCGAGATGATGTTCGTCTTCATCTCAAGCGCCGCCACCCGGAAGGTCAAGCCCGGCTCCATCGGCCCGGCCATTCCGGGGTACGAGGTCCGGGTCGTGGACGAGCACGGGAAGGACTGCAAGGGGGGGGAGACGGGCCAGCTCATCGCCCGGGGACCCACGGGAACCGTCTACTGGCGCGATCCCGAGAAGCAGAAGAGCGCCGTCCGGGACGGCTGGTGCCGGGCCGGGGACATGGTCAGCATGGACGAGGACGGTTACATCTGGTTTCTCGCCCGGGAGGACGACCTCATCAAGAGCAGCGGCTACCGGATCGGCCCCGAGGAGATCGAGGATGCGCTGGTGACCCATCCCGCGGTGGCCGACGCCTGCGTGGTGGGGGTGCCGGATCCGGTCATGGGCCAGATGACCAAGGCCTTCGTCGTCCTGAAGCCCGGGGGGCAGGGAACGGAGGCCCTCGAGAAAGAGCTGATCGAGTTCTGCCGGGGGAAGATCGCCGTCTACAAGCTCCCCCGGGAGGTGGCGTTCGTCTCGCAGCTGCCGCGCGCCCCCGGCCCGGGGGGACCCGGCACCGGCAAGCTCCTCCGGCGGATCCTCCGGCAGCAGGAGGCCCAGAAGGCGAAGTAA
- a CDS encoding peptidase U32 family protein — MPMVTLSPPILLAPAGSPEAAAAALAAGADAIYVGLKGWSRGGGRGELTAEELRGVLAEAARHRRTVQVACNTIPKPAERAFLIERVAEVAAWGVAGVIVNDLGLLSAIRRRLPALPVTASIGCGALSWADAAFYEAAGATCVVFPAVLGPEEVAVVRRHTRLQIEVMIHMVEEFILLGRCLMPSYLRLQPRPLPDAPGDGQRLLGSVKRGGAGVCSRVCQQPWRLEKEGEVWGDGIFPSRQFSRVADLPAYLAAGVDVLKLQGRSLPAEAVYALTRRYREGLDAALRGDPVAAAPAPLPAHWTAVGR, encoded by the coding sequence ATGCCAATGGTGACGCTCTCCCCCCCGATCCTCCTCGCCCCGGCCGGGAGTCCAGAGGCGGCGGCGGCCGCCCTGGCCGCCGGTGCCGACGCAATCTACGTGGGCCTGAAGGGCTGGAGCCGGGGGGGCGGGCGGGGGGAGCTGACCGCCGAGGAACTGCGGGGAGTTCTGGCCGAGGCCGCCCGGCACCGACGGACGGTCCAGGTCGCCTGCAATACCATCCCGAAGCCGGCCGAGCGGGCCTTCCTCATCGAGCGGGTGGCGGAGGTGGCGGCGTGGGGGGTGGCCGGGGTCATCGTCAATGACCTCGGCCTGCTCAGCGCCATCCGCCGGCGCCTGCCGGCGCTCCCCGTGACCGCCAGCATCGGGTGCGGGGCCCTCTCCTGGGCCGACGCCGCCTTTTACGAGGCCGCCGGCGCCACGTGCGTCGTCTTCCCGGCGGTGCTCGGGCCGGAGGAGGTGGCGGTCGTCCGGCGACACACCCGCCTCCAGATCGAAGTGATGATCCACATGGTGGAGGAGTTCATCCTCCTGGGGCGCTGCCTCATGCCCTCCTACCTGCGCCTCCAGCCGCGGCCCCTCCCGGATGCGCCCGGGGACGGTCAGCGCCTCCTGGGGAGCGTGAAGCGGGGCGGGGCGGGGGTCTGCTCCAGGGTCTGCCAGCAGCCCTGGCGCCTGGAGAAGGAGGGGGAGGTCTGGGGGGATGGGATCTTCCCCAGCCGCCAGTTCTCCCGCGTGGCCGACCTGCCCGCCTACCTGGCCGCCGGCGTGGATGTCCTCAAGCTGCAGGGACGGAGCCTGCCGGCCGAGGCGGTCTATGCCCTCACCCGGCGCTACCGCGAGGGGCTGGACGCCGCGCTCCGCGGCGACCCGGTGGCGGCCGCCCCCGCCCCCTTACCCGCCCACTGGACGGCGGTGGGCCGCTAG
- a CDS encoding peptidase U32 family protein — protein sequence MPPFELNTDISNRRDLQSSDLTPYDALYLGNPYCRDYEANFLERVDELAEAIRQVKGAGRRAYVTTYAAPRNSFLDQIRRVLEVAEREGADAVEAHNLGVLRICRTECPGLPVFVGGFANVYTDVGARVLLDSGARRLTPNYELSLEEIGLLARNTGAEVELLVHGKMPLGISDYCFLLEYEKAWGIPCPSLCQQDLYLRQGDWAMKSVGKGVLSGRDVCMLEHLPALWAAGYRTFRLTALSERPAYRAEVGAVYRAALTGAAAGGGAFPEAWWEVIRRHSRIGLCNGFYFGQSGQAYVPARQEVGA from the coding sequence ATGCCCCCCTTCGAGCTCAACACCGACATCTCCAACCGGCGGGACCTCCAGTCCTCCGACCTGACCCCCTACGATGCCCTCTACCTCGGGAACCCGTACTGCCGCGACTACGAGGCGAACTTCCTGGAGCGGGTGGACGAGCTGGCGGAAGCGATCCGACAGGTGAAGGGGGCGGGGCGGAGGGCCTACGTGACCACCTATGCGGCCCCCCGAAATTCCTTCCTGGACCAGATCCGGCGGGTCCTGGAGGTGGCGGAGCGCGAGGGAGCGGACGCCGTCGAGGCCCACAACCTGGGGGTCCTCCGGATCTGCCGGACCGAGTGCCCGGGGCTGCCGGTCTTCGTCGGGGGCTTCGCCAACGTCTACACCGACGTCGGGGCGCGGGTCCTCCTGGATTCGGGGGCCAGGCGCCTCACCCCCAACTACGAGCTCAGCCTGGAGGAAATCGGGCTTCTGGCGCGAAACACCGGGGCCGAGGTCGAGCTCCTCGTCCACGGCAAGATGCCCCTCGGCATCTCCGACTACTGCTTCCTCCTGGAGTACGAGAAGGCCTGGGGGATCCCGTGCCCCTCCCTCTGCCAGCAGGATCTCTATCTGCGGCAGGGAGACTGGGCCATGAAGTCGGTGGGGAAGGGGGTCCTGAGCGGCCGGGACGTCTGTATGCTGGAGCACCTGCCGGCCCTCTGGGCCGCGGGGTACCGGACCTTTCGCCTGACGGCCCTCTCGGAGCGGCCGGCCTACCGGGCCGAGGTGGGGGCGGTCTACCGGGCGGCCCTGACCGGAGCAGCCGCGGGGGGCGGGGCGTTCCCGGAGGCGTGGTGGGAGGTCATCCGGCGGCACAGCCGGATCGGGCTGTGCAATGGCTTCTACTTCGGACAGTCGGGCCAGGCGTACGTCCCGGCCCGCCAAGAGGTGGGCGCATGA
- a CDS encoding peptidase U32 family protein produces the protein MSERQWRGELLAPGGSVAMVEAAVANGADAIYVGPRGWSRRRDAYELGDEEIHQCLEVAHAGSARLRAAFNTHPQSSEVPALLRKVERLAGLGIDGLIMTDVGCIAEVSRRFPGIPIHASIGANILNNEDIRFYREIGVTQVVADTKLTLRELSSRKHDLEVGIEILVHANKCYTYLGKCWMSPYHRFERAVDEFGKDLFRGSPNRGGLDYRVCLEAWSLYSGETRWEEQVALKNDAFFLVDDIPKLLDLGVHCLKVQGREYPVELVGGMIRFYREMIDAYLTDRTTFSLPAWKARLAGLRVERDRERTQGTQALLDEARLPVLATPGGCSR, from the coding sequence ATGAGCGAGCGGCAGTGGCGGGGGGAGCTCTTGGCCCCGGGCGGGAGCGTCGCCATGGTGGAGGCGGCGGTGGCGAACGGCGCCGACGCCATCTACGTGGGGCCGCGGGGCTGGAGCCGTCGGCGGGACGCCTACGAGTTGGGCGACGAGGAGATCCACCAGTGTCTGGAGGTCGCTCACGCCGGATCCGCCAGGCTCCGGGCCGCCTTCAACACGCACCCCCAGAGCAGCGAGGTCCCCGCCCTCCTCCGCAAGGTCGAGCGGCTCGCCGGGCTCGGCATCGACGGGCTCATCATGACCGACGTCGGATGCATCGCCGAGGTCTCCCGCCGCTTTCCGGGCATCCCCATTCATGCGAGCATCGGCGCCAACATCCTGAATAACGAGGACATCCGGTTTTACCGGGAGATCGGGGTCACCCAGGTGGTGGCCGATACCAAGCTGACCCTCCGGGAGCTTTCTTCCCGCAAGCACGACCTGGAGGTGGGGATCGAGATCCTCGTCCACGCCAATAAGTGCTACACCTACCTGGGGAAGTGCTGGATGTCGCCCTACCACCGGTTCGAGCGGGCCGTGGACGAGTTCGGGAAGGACCTGTTCCGGGGGAGCCCGAACCGGGGGGGCCTGGACTACCGGGTGTGCCTGGAAGCCTGGAGCCTGTACAGCGGCGAGACGAGGTGGGAGGAGCAGGTCGCCCTGAAGAACGACGCCTTCTTCCTGGTGGATGACATCCCGAAGCTGCTGGACCTGGGGGTGCACTGCCTGAAGGTCCAGGGGCGGGAGTACCCGGTGGAGCTGGTGGGCGGGATGATCCGCTTCTACCGGGAGATGATCGACGCCTACCTCACTGACCGGACGACCTTCTCGCTGCCCGCCTGGAAGGCCCGCCTCGCCGGCCTCCGGGTGGAGCGGGACCGGGAGCGGACGCAGGGAACGCAGGCCCTGCTCGATGAGGCCCGCCTGCCGGTCCTGGCGACGCCGGGCGGGTGCTCCCGCTGA
- a CDS encoding thermonuclease family protein, whose protein sequence is MSRPASFLLAAALLAPARPAFPADPSPLAEVLLVVDAGTAHVRWGGRREVVRYLGIAVPQVHHPVRGAEPFAAEAAEAHFALVAGKTLRLEFEGAPGRDADGALLAYAFLEDGTFLNARLVEEGWAWVVRDPQARRYRELLAGKEAQARAEKRGIWR, encoded by the coding sequence GTGAGCCGGCCCGCCTCCTTTCTCCTCGCAGCCGCCCTTCTCGCTCCCGCCCGTCCGGCGTTCCCGGCGGACCCGTCCCCGCTTGCCGAGGTGCTCCTGGTCGTAGATGCGGGGACCGCCCACGTCCGCTGGGGCGGGCGGCGGGAGGTCGTCCGGTACCTGGGCATCGCGGTCCCGCAGGTCCACCACCCGGTCCGGGGGGCGGAACCGTTCGCGGCCGAGGCGGCGGAAGCGCACTTCGCCCTCGTGGCGGGAAAGACGCTCCGGCTGGAGTTCGAGGGGGCGCCGGGTCGGGACGCGGACGGGGCGCTGCTGGCCTACGCCTTCCTGGAGGATGGGACGTTCCTCAACGCGCGGCTCGTGGAGGAGGGCTGGGCGTGGGTGGTCCGCGACCCGCAGGCCCGCCGCTACCGGGAGCTGCTCGCGGGGAAAGAGGCGCAGGCGAGGGCGGAGAAGCGCGGCATCTGGCGCTAA
- a CDS encoding TIGR00730 family Rossman fold protein yields MTKPISAGQVATEEAILRLILDRGGSPDADLIREIIATTLKLVEDKTSRGDLKIINSALKEMRYAFKVFAPYRHIRKVTIFGSSRIGEESPEYCQARAFARGVGEVGFMVITGAGDGIMKAGQEGAGRERSFGVNIRLPFEQRANSIIEGDEKLIQFKYFFTRKLIFAKETDAIALFPGGFGTLDEAFEILTLAQTGKSQPLPIVLVDAPGGSYWREWEGFLRRQMLDRGMISPQDFNLFRITDRAEEAVDEVAGFYRNYHSSRYVQDGRLVIRHLVPLADEILTRLQAEFADILVDGTIERNGPHQDEMNEPELADLPRLTLRFNRRDFGRLRLLIDALNAAVAAPATVEAGAGLPRPVALRGSDGLSHQ; encoded by the coding sequence ATGACCAAGCCGATCAGCGCTGGCCAGGTGGCCACGGAGGAGGCCATCCTCCGCCTGATCCTGGACCGGGGGGGCTCGCCCGATGCCGACCTGATCCGGGAGATCATCGCCACCACGCTGAAGCTGGTGGAAGATAAGACCAGCCGAGGCGATCTGAAGATCATCAACTCGGCCCTGAAGGAGATGCGCTACGCCTTCAAGGTCTTTGCCCCCTACCGCCATATCCGGAAGGTCACGATCTTCGGCTCCTCCCGGATCGGCGAGGAGAGCCCCGAGTACTGCCAGGCCCGGGCCTTCGCCCGGGGGGTCGGGGAGGTGGGGTTCATGGTCATCACGGGGGCCGGCGATGGGATCATGAAGGCCGGCCAGGAGGGGGCCGGCCGGGAGCGCTCCTTCGGCGTGAACATCCGGCTCCCCTTCGAGCAGCGGGCCAACAGCATCATCGAGGGGGACGAGAAGCTCATCCAGTTCAAGTATTTCTTCACCCGCAAGCTCATCTTTGCCAAGGAGACGGACGCCATCGCCCTCTTCCCGGGAGGGTTCGGGACCCTCGACGAGGCCTTCGAGATCCTGACGCTTGCTCAGACGGGCAAGAGCCAGCCCTTACCGATCGTCCTCGTGGACGCCCCGGGCGGGAGCTACTGGCGGGAGTGGGAGGGATTTCTCCGGCGGCAGATGCTGGACCGAGGGATGATCTCGCCGCAGGATTTCAACTTGTTCCGGATCACGGACCGGGCGGAGGAGGCGGTAGATGAGGTGGCCGGGTTCTACCGGAATTACCATTCCTCGCGGTACGTGCAGGACGGGCGCCTGGTCATCCGCCACCTGGTCCCGCTCGCCGACGAGATCCTCACCCGCCTGCAGGCCGAGTTCGCCGATATCCTGGTGGACGGAACCATCGAGCGGAACGGCCCGCACCAGGACGAGATGAACGAACCGGAGCTCGCCGACCTGCCCCGCCTGACCCTGCGCTTCAACCGGCGGGACTTCGGGCGGTTGCGCCTCCTCATCGATGCCCTGAATGCCGCGGTGGCGGCGCCGGCCACGGTCGAGGCGGGGGCCGGGCTGCCCCGGCCGGTGGCGCTCCGGGGAAGCGACGGCCTCTCCCACCAGTAA
- a CDS encoding DUF2283 domain-containing protein → MRLRYDPAHDVLLIRDGEGAIDYAEEMGAFLVHCTAEGRPVLLELFGAGEFLRHAGRLIEGGEDEPGGTGPQANHPGGG, encoded by the coding sequence ATGCGGCTCCGCTACGACCCGGCGCACGACGTCCTGCTCATCCGGGACGGGGAGGGGGCCATCGATTACGCGGAGGAGATGGGTGCCTTCCTGGTCCACTGCACCGCGGAGGGCCGGCCGGTCCTGCTGGAGCTGTTCGGGGCCGGCGAGTTCCTCCGGCATGCGGGGCGGCTGATAGAGGGGGGCGAGGATGAGCCGGGCGGGACTGGCCCCCAAGCAAACCATCCTGGTGGTGGATGA